One segment of Deinococcus multiflagellatus DNA contains the following:
- a CDS encoding response regulator transcription factor — MRFLIVEDEVGIRHPLAASLREAGYAVDEAGCAREAHELAVSFPFDALMVDVGLPEGTQAGFDLVRTLRDEGCAAPVLFLTARDAVEDRITGLDSGGDDYLVKPFHLGEVQARLRALVRRGRAEVQSTRTWRDLKLDWTGRAVFRAGARVALTAKEFSLLEVLASHPGRIFTREELIDRVWDGRFDAESNVVDTYVRNLRRKLGDEVVVTTRGLGYSFPDQE; from the coding sequence ATGCGGTTTCTGATCGTGGAAGACGAGGTGGGCATCCGCCACCCGCTGGCGGCCAGCCTGCGCGAGGCGGGCTACGCGGTGGACGAGGCGGGGTGCGCCCGTGAAGCCCACGAACTGGCCGTGAGTTTTCCCTTCGACGCCCTGATGGTGGATGTGGGCCTGCCCGAGGGCACCCAGGCGGGCTTTGACCTGGTGCGCACGTTGCGGGACGAGGGCTGCGCGGCGCCGGTGCTGTTTCTCACGGCGCGCGACGCGGTGGAAGACCGCATCACCGGGCTGGACAGCGGCGGCGACGACTATCTGGTCAAACCCTTTCACCTGGGCGAGGTGCAGGCGCGGCTGCGCGCCCTGGTGCGCCGGGGCCGCGCCGAGGTGCAGAGCACCCGCACCTGGCGCGACCTGAAGCTGGACTGGACCGGACGCGCCGTGTTCCGCGCGGGCGCGCGCGTGGCGCTGACCGCCAAGGAGTTCTCGCTGCTGGAGGTGCTGGCCTCGCATCCCGGGCGCATCTTTACCCGCGAGGAACTCATTGACCGGGTGTGGGACGGCCGCTTTGACGCCGAGTCCAACGTGGTGGACACCTACGTGCGCAACCTGCGGCGCAAGCTGGGCGACGAGGTCGTGGTCACCACGCGCGGCCTGGGCTACAGCTTTCCCGACCAGGAGTGA
- a CDS encoding sensor histidine kinase — MLLLSLLAFAGVAGFLLWRLERASVVRQIEAQAEALLAVSAGTPAQLRLAATELLEEQGQAAAARVYQGAALRFLGGAAAPDTLDPTFLNDQEVRATRQSGNFLVTSRRAGEVTVQVGRNLAPLKHLLRRYTLAALLTLLGLSVLLGLVVARAVRRALRPLEALAARVQTLESAEPLPALAEPGEVGALARALDRSLQALRAERAHETLFLASASHELRTPVTAILADVQHTLSRPRSPEDLHAALVRTERTASRLRGLTGNLMNLTRANALPGGAAWPDLDLLTLAGEAVDLLQPLASRRALDLWLDGDSAPLRGDPGLLGGLLENLIGNAIKFTPPGGRVQVVVGPEAGGARLTVQDTGPGFPAGTLTDAFVRGQTDTEGFGLGLAVVRRVVEVHGGTLTLGPAPGGGAQATVWLPPGGPVGTA, encoded by the coding sequence GTGCTGCTGCTCTCCCTGCTGGCCTTTGCCGGCGTGGCGGGCTTTCTGCTGTGGCGCCTGGAGCGCGCCAGCGTCGTGCGGCAGATCGAGGCCCAGGCCGAGGCGCTGCTGGCGGTGTCGGCCGGCACGCCCGCCCAGCTGCGCTTGGCCGCCACCGAACTGCTCGAAGAGCAGGGGCAGGCGGCGGCGGCGCGCGTGTACCAGGGCGCCGCGCTGCGTTTTCTGGGCGGCGCCGCCGCGCCCGATACCCTGGACCCCACCTTCCTGAACGACCAGGAAGTGCGCGCCACGCGCCAGAGCGGCAACTTTCTGGTGACCTCGCGCCGGGCAGGCGAGGTGACGGTGCAGGTGGGGCGCAACCTGGCGCCGCTGAAACACCTGCTGCGCCGCTACACCCTGGCGGCCCTGCTGACCCTGCTGGGCCTGAGCGTGCTGCTGGGCCTGGTGGTGGCGCGGGCGGTGCGCCGGGCCCTGCGCCCCCTGGAGGCCCTGGCCGCGCGGGTGCAGACCCTGGAATCGGCCGAGCCGCTGCCCGCCCTGGCCGAGCCCGGCGAGGTGGGCGCCCTGGCCCGCGCCCTGGACCGCAGCCTGCAGGCCCTGCGCGCCGAGCGGGCGCACGAAACCCTGTTTCTGGCCAGCGCCTCACACGAACTGCGCACCCCGGTCACGGCGATTCTGGCCGACGTGCAGCACACCCTGAGCCGCCCGCGTTCGCCTGAGGACCTGCACGCCGCCCTGGTGCGCACCGAGCGCACCGCCAGCCGCCTGCGGGGCCTGACCGGCAACCTGATGAACCTCACGCGGGCCAACGCCCTGCCCGGCGGCGCGGCGTGGCCGGACCTGGACCTGCTGACCCTGGCCGGCGAGGCGGTGGACCTGCTGCAGCCCCTGGCCTCGCGCCGCGCCCTGGACCTGTGGCTGGACGGCGACAGCGCGCCCCTGCGCGGCGATCCCGGCCTGCTGGGCGGCCTGCTGGAAAATCTGATCGGCAACGCGATCAAGTTCACGCCTCCGGGCGGGCGGGTGCAGGTCGTGGTGGGCCCAGAGGCCGGCGGCGCCCGCCTGACCGTGCAGGACACTGGCCCCGGCTTTCCCGCTGGCACCCTCACCGACGCCTTTGTGCGCGGCCAGACCGACACCGAGGGATTTGGCCTGGGCTTGGCGGTGGTGCGGCGGGTGGTGGAGGTCCACGGCGGCACCCTGACGCTGGGCCCGGCCCCCGGCGGCGGCGCGCAGGCCACCGTGTGGCTGCCGCCCGGGGGACCCGTCGGAACGGCGTAA
- a CDS encoding ComEA family DNA-binding protein, with translation MNKTHVFAVAAALLLPTLASAQTMPAAKPAATTAAAKPAAPVTLTRTAVHINSASTKTLMTLPGVGTKVAAEIIKNRPYRDAKALIVKVKGLGQNNVQKLLPLIDFK, from the coding sequence ATGAACAAGACCCACGTTTTCGCCGTTGCCGCCGCCCTGCTTCTGCCCACGCTGGCTTCGGCGCAGACCATGCCCGCCGCCAAACCTGCGGCGACCACAGCGGCGGCCAAACCCGCCGCGCCCGTCACACTCACCCGCACGGCGGTCCACATCAACAGCGCCAGCACCAAGACCCTCATGACCCTGCCGGGCGTGGGCACCAAGGTGGCCGCCGAGATCATCAAGAACCGCCCCTACAGGGATGCCAAGGCGCTGATCGTCAAGGTGAAGGGCCTGGGCCAGAACAACGTCCAGAAACTGCTGCCCCTGATCGACTTCAAGTAA
- a CDS encoding glycosyltransferase translates to MPEPTSGPTPERAGGEPAVRAAPEQAAASTCPPQAAPVFFDPAGRRRRGINGLAAILGATLLCSAGVTLLGLWQPDALPALHLGHHARELRALQTSRSQEGPEAGWSGGGPGQAAPLQVTGFFVAWDDNSLSSLKHNLGALDVLAPEWWHLGAGGTLVPESPGKNAGMLAYVARHRPGLPITPLVNNYDAQRQDWASARVAAVLRAPGPRAALVERLRAGVVANHFAGLNLDFENLPGSAQPAYVAFVGELGAALHRAGKTLTVDAPLDDPAFDYRALGQRADSVLLMAYDEHEDRSEAGPIASQGWVQRRVAQRLREIPASRLSVALGSYGYDWGAGTASELSFQDALSLAQGAQETPHLDRRALNPTFAYADEAGRPHRVWYLDAASTFDAAQALRALGVRRVAMWRLGTEDPGVWTALRSAPAQVARALSPLQAGYDIDYQGSGELLRVSGHPHPGARQLTLDPATHLVTAEHLTTFATPYVIQRWGGRNPRQVALTFDDGPDPLYTPQILDILKRARAPATFFVVGLHGEAHPELLRRMVNEGHQLGSHTFTHPDLSLVSRHQFALELNATQRLIEGETGVRTLLFRPPFAEDVEPETPDQAGIVEGASRLGYYISGMGIDPGDWRRPGADQIVQQTLAQLAAGNGQVVLLHDGGGNRAQTVQALPALIAALRHRGYELTTVSELAGIPRAQANPPVSAGQRWLARLLGANFTALGWLGRLLDGLFKVGVTLSVLRLLVVLALALREVATRRAAPAPSPDAALPDMTVIVPAYNEARVIGATIASLLASDLPDLRVYVVDDGSTDGTAEVARAAYGTHPRVTIERIPNGGKAHALNHALAQVDSEVALFLDADTQVNPEAARLLRRHFADPRVVAVAGNAKVGNRVNLLTRWQALEYITAQNVERRALAQFNAISVVPGAIGAWRRAPLLRLGGFHHDTLAEDADLTMRALRAGYRVTYESGAVARTEAPETLRAFVKQRDRWMFGTLQATWKQRGALRSRARGLGLFTLPNVVLFQVLFPLVGALLDLSFVVSLAWALLQWPSHPDGGFSPTGPVLLFTGLFLLIDLCAAALAFVLEPGEDWRLLPLLLPQRIVYRQLLSYVAVRATLAALKGKPRGWNKLERSGRVAGAKA, encoded by the coding sequence ATGCCTGAACCCACCTCTGGTCCCACCCCTGAACGCGCGGGGGGTGAACCCGCTGTCCGGGCCGCCCCAGAGCAGGCGGCGGCCAGCACCTGCCCGCCGCAGGCCGCCCCCGTGTTCTTTGACCCGGCCGGGCGCCGCCGCCGGGGCATCAATGGGCTGGCCGCCATTCTGGGGGCCACGCTGCTGTGCTCGGCGGGCGTGACCCTGCTGGGGCTGTGGCAGCCCGACGCCCTGCCGGCCCTGCACCTGGGGCACCACGCCCGCGAACTGCGCGCGCTGCAGACTTCGCGCTCTCAGGAGGGCCCGGAGGCCGGCTGGAGTGGGGGCGGGCCCGGTCAGGCCGCCCCGCTGCAGGTCACGGGCTTTTTCGTGGCCTGGGACGACAACAGCCTGTCGTCCCTGAAACACAACCTGGGCGCGCTCGACGTGCTGGCGCCCGAATGGTGGCACCTGGGCGCGGGCGGGACGCTGGTGCCGGAATCGCCGGGCAAGAACGCGGGCATGCTGGCCTACGTGGCCCGGCACCGGCCAGGGCTGCCCATCACGCCGCTGGTCAACAACTACGATGCGCAGCGTCAGGACTGGGCCTCGGCGCGGGTGGCGGCGGTGCTGCGTGCCCCGGGCCCGCGCGCCGCCCTGGTCGAGCGCCTGCGCGCGGGCGTGGTGGCCAACCATTTTGCGGGCCTGAATCTGGATTTCGAGAACCTGCCGGGCAGTGCCCAGCCGGCCTACGTGGCCTTTGTGGGCGAACTGGGCGCGGCCCTGCACCGCGCGGGCAAGACCCTGACGGTGGACGCGCCGCTGGACGACCCGGCCTTTGATTACCGCGCCCTGGGCCAGCGGGCCGACAGCGTGCTGTTAATGGCCTACGACGAGCACGAGGACCGTTCGGAGGCCGGGCCCATCGCCTCGCAGGGCTGGGTGCAGCGCCGGGTGGCGCAGCGCCTGCGCGAGATTCCGGCCAGCCGCCTGAGCGTGGCGCTGGGCAGCTACGGTTACGACTGGGGCGCGGGCACGGCCAGCGAACTGTCGTTTCAGGACGCCCTGTCGCTGGCCCAGGGCGCCCAGGAAACGCCACACCTGGACCGCCGCGCCCTGAACCCCACCTTTGCCTACGCCGACGAGGCCGGGCGGCCCCACCGCGTCTGGTATCTGGACGCCGCCAGCACCTTTGACGCCGCGCAGGCCCTGCGCGCGCTGGGGGTGCGCCGCGTGGCAATGTGGCGCCTGGGCACCGAGGACCCGGGGGTGTGGACCGCGCTGCGCAGCGCCCCGGCGCAGGTGGCGCGCGCCCTGTCGCCGCTGCAGGCGGGTTACGACATTGATTACCAGGGCAGCGGCGAACTGCTGCGGGTCAGCGGCCACCCGCACCCCGGCGCGCGCCAGCTGACCCTGGACCCGGCCACGCACCTCGTGACCGCCGAGCACCTGACCACCTTTGCCACGCCGTACGTCATTCAGCGCTGGGGCGGGCGCAATCCGCGCCAGGTGGCCCTAACCTTCGACGACGGCCCGGACCCGCTGTATACCCCGCAGATTCTGGACATTCTGAAACGCGCCCGCGCCCCGGCCACCTTCTTCGTGGTGGGGCTGCACGGCGAGGCGCACCCCGAACTGCTGCGGCGCATGGTGAACGAGGGCCACCAGCTGGGCAGCCACACCTTCACCCACCCGGACCTGAGCCTGGTCTCGCGCCACCAGTTTGCCCTGGAACTCAACGCCACCCAGCGGCTGATCGAGGGCGAAACCGGCGTGCGCACCCTGCTTTTCCGTCCGCCCTTTGCCGAGGATGTGGAGCCCGAAACCCCCGATCAGGCGGGCATTGTGGAGGGGGCCAGCCGCCTGGGGTACTACATCAGCGGCATGGGCATTGACCCCGGCGACTGGCGGCGGCCCGGGGCCGACCAGATCGTGCAGCAGACCCTGGCCCAGCTTGCGGCGGGCAACGGACAGGTGGTCTTGCTGCACGACGGCGGGGGCAACCGCGCCCAGACCGTGCAGGCCCTGCCCGCCCTGATCGCGGCGCTGCGGCACCGGGGCTACGAACTGACCACCGTGTCGGAACTGGCGGGCATTCCCCGCGCGCAGGCCAATCCGCCGGTCTCGGCCGGGCAGCGCTGGCTGGCGCGGCTGCTGGGGGCCAATTTCACGGCGCTGGGCTGGCTGGGCCGCCTTCTGGACGGGCTGTTCAAGGTGGGCGTGACCCTCAGTGTGCTGCGCCTGCTGGTCGTCCTGGCCCTGGCGCTGCGCGAGGTGGCCACGCGGCGCGCGGCGCCCGCCCCGAGCCCGGACGCCGCCCTGCCGGACATGACCGTGATTGTGCCCGCCTACAACGAGGCGCGGGTGATTGGGGCCACTATCGCCTCGCTGCTGGCCTCGGACCTGCCGGACCTGCGGGTGTACGTGGTGGACGACGGCAGCACCGACGGCACCGCCGAGGTGGCGCGCGCTGCCTACGGCACCCATCCCCGGGTGACCATTGAGCGCATTCCCAACGGCGGCAAGGCCCATGCCCTGAACCACGCCCTGGCGCAGGTGGACAGCGAAGTGGCGCTGTTTCTGGACGCCGATACCCAGGTGAACCCCGAAGCCGCGCGCCTGCTGCGGCGCCACTTTGCCGACCCCCGGGTGGTGGCGGTGGCGGGCAACGCCAAGGTGGGCAACCGCGTGAACCTGCTCACGCGCTGGCAGGCGCTGGAATACATCACCGCGCAGAATGTGGAGCGGCGGGCCCTGGCCCAGTTCAATGCCATCAGCGTGGTGCCCGGCGCCATTGGGGCGTGGCGGCGCGCGCCGCTGCTGCGCCTGGGCGGCTTTCACCACGACACCCTGGCCGAGGACGCCGACCTGACCATGCGCGCCCTGCGGGCGGGCTACCGCGTGACCTACGAGAGCGGCGCCGTGGCCCGCACCGAGGCCCCCGAAACCCTGCGCGCCTTTGTCAAGCAGCGCGACCGCTGGATGTTCGGCACCCTGCAGGCCACCTGGAAACAGCGCGGGGCCCTGCGCAGCCGCGCGCGCGGCCTGGGGCTTTTTACGCTGCCCAACGTGGTGCTGTTCCAGGTGCTGTTTCCCCTGGTGGGCGCGCTGCTGGACCTGAGCTTTGTGGTGTCGCTGGCCTGGGCCCTGCTGCAGTGGCCCTCCCACCCGGACGGCGGGTTCTCGCCCACGGGCCCCGTGCTGCTGTTCACCGGGCTGTTTCTTCTGATTGACCTGTGCGCCGCCGCCCTGGCCTTTGTGCTGGAACCCGGCGAGGACTGGCGGCTGCTGCCGCTGTTGTTGCCGCAGCGCATCGTCTACCGCCAATTGCTGTCGTACGTGGCCGTGCGCGCGACCCTGGCCGCCCTGAAGGGCAAGCCGCGCGGCTGGAACAAGCTGGAGCGCAGCGGGCGCGTGGCGGGTGCCAAGGCCTAG
- a CDS encoding DedA family protein: protein MTHPESLRLWLAALNPALLNGATFGLLALEGAGVPGVPGVVPMLAQAAAIDAGHATLGGALLWGTLGNWLGSLLGYHAARRWRAWLGPRLAQRHTERAERLLARGGAGLIILSRTIGSLRTPVTLVAGAAPYPFGPYLRLSLLGAALHVGVWQTLLWKGGPALLPLLDRWGHAGLLAAAGGALLWALGRWAWTRRSALKEG from the coding sequence ATGACCCACCCCGAAAGCCTGCGGCTGTGGCTTGCGGCGCTGAACCCGGCGCTGCTGAACGGCGCCACCTTCGGCCTGCTGGCCCTGGAAGGCGCGGGCGTGCCCGGGGTGCCCGGCGTGGTGCCCATGCTGGCGCAGGCGGCGGCCATTGACGCGGGCCACGCCACGCTGGGCGGCGCACTGCTGTGGGGCACGCTGGGCAACTGGCTGGGCAGCCTGCTGGGCTACCACGCGGCCCGGCGCTGGCGGGCGTGGCTGGGCCCCCGGCTGGCGCAGCGCCACACCGAGCGGGCCGAGCGCCTGCTGGCCCGGGGCGGCGCGGGCCTGATCATCCTGAGCCGCACCATCGGCAGCCTGCGCACGCCGGTCACGCTGGTGGCGGGCGCGGCCCCCTATCCCTTTGGCCCTTACCTGCGCCTGAGCCTGCTGGGCGCCGCCCTGCATGTGGGTGTGTGGCAGACCCTGCTCTGGAAAGGCGGCCCGGCCCTGCTGCCGCTGCTGGACCGCTGGGGCCACGCGGGCCTGCTGGCGGCGGCCGGCGGCGCGCTGCTGTGGGCCCTGGGCCGCTGGGCCTGGACCCGCCGGAGCGCGCTGAAGGAGGGGTAG
- a CDS encoding ABC transporter ATP-binding protein: protein MTSPILELEGLTKRYAPGLPPVVDGLNLSVQSGELLTLLGPSGCGKTTTLRLIAGLERPDAGTVRIAGRDVTAPFAPPERRGVGLVFQDYALFPHLTVLGNVLFGLRHLPRAARLPRARETLALVGLTVFESRRPDQLSGGQQQRVALARALAPRPSVLLLDEPFSNLDAQLRHSTRQEVRAILHQSGTTAVLVTHDQEEALAFSDRLVLMRGGHVEQVGPPHEVYAQPRTAFVANFLGRSNLLSGTADRHMARTALGVVPLREAASGPVMVSVRPEHLGFTDDPAAPEVTIVAREFKGHDVTYTVRLAGHAQDLLVHRPSDEVRPEGTQARLQVLQPARAVQ, encoded by the coding sequence ATGACCTCGCCCATTCTGGAACTGGAGGGGCTGACCAAACGCTATGCCCCCGGCCTGCCCCCGGTGGTGGACGGCCTGAACCTCAGCGTTCAAAGCGGTGAACTGCTGACCCTGCTGGGGCCCTCGGGCTGCGGCAAGACCACCACCCTGCGCCTGATTGCGGGCCTGGAGCGCCCCGATGCGGGCACCGTGCGCATTGCCGGGCGCGATGTCACCGCCCCCTTTGCCCCGCCCGAGCGCCGGGGCGTGGGGCTGGTGTTTCAGGACTACGCGCTGTTTCCGCACCTGACCGTGCTGGGCAACGTGCTCTTCGGCCTGCGCCACCTGCCGCGCGCCGCGCGCCTGCCCCGGGCCCGCGAGACCCTGGCCCTGGTGGGGCTGACCGTCTTTGAGTCCCGGCGCCCCGATCAGCTCTCAGGCGGGCAGCAGCAGCGGGTGGCGCTGGCGCGCGCCCTGGCTCCGCGCCCCAGTGTGCTGCTGCTGGACGAACCCTTTTCCAACCTGGACGCGCAGCTGCGCCACAGCACCCGCCAGGAGGTGCGCGCCATCCTGCACCAGAGCGGCACCACGGCGGTGCTGGTCACCCACGACCAGGAAGAGGCCCTGGCCTTCAGTGACCGGCTGGTCCTGATGCGCGGCGGCCACGTTGAGCAGGTGGGCCCCCCGCACGAGGTCTACGCGCAGCCGCGCACCGCGTTTGTGGCGAACTTCCTGGGGCGCAGCAACCTGCTCTCGGGCACCGCCGACCGCCACATGGCCCGCACGGCGCTGGGCGTGGTGCCCCTGCGCGAAGCCGCCAGCGGCCCGGTGATGGTGAGTGTGCGCCCCGAACACCTGGGCTTTACCGACGACCCCGCCGCCCCCGAAGTGACCATCGTGGCGCGGGAATTCAAGGGCCACGACGTGACCTACACTGTGCGGCTGGCCGGCCACGCCCAGGACCTGCTGGTGCACCGCCCCAGCGACGAGGTGCGCCCAGAAGGCACCCAGGCCCGCCTGCAGGTGCTGCAGCCGGCGCGGGCGGTGCAGTAA
- a CDS encoding low affinity iron permease family protein: protein MFTLSARRARPRSRRLEATFQRLSRRMADFSGTAVAFCLACLSLMLWLVTGPLFHFSDAWQLVINTGTTIVTFLMVFLIQNAQNEDTRELHAKLDAVLQELRAERGMMHDPGLLALTPDEIVQEVRAGDD from the coding sequence ATGTTCACCCTCTCGGCCCGCCGGGCCCGTCCGCGTTCGCGCCGGCTGGAAGCCACCTTTCAGCGGCTGTCCCGGCGCATGGCCGACTTCAGTGGCACCGCCGTGGCCTTCTGCCTGGCCTGCCTGAGCCTGATGCTGTGGCTGGTCACTGGCCCGCTCTTTCACTTTTCAGATGCGTGGCAACTGGTCATCAACACCGGCACCACCATCGTGACCTTCCTGATGGTCTTCCTGATTCAGAACGCCCAGAACGAGGATACCCGTGAGCTGCATGCCAAGCTGGACGCCGTGCTGCAGGAACTGCGCGCCGAACGCGGCATGATGCACGACCCAGGGCTGCTGGCCCTGACCCCCGACGAGATTGTGCAGGAGGTCCGCGCAGGCGACGACTGA
- a CDS encoding AI-2E family transporter, whose amino-acid sequence MTVSPNPPPAPPSTVRRVWRWPWLQVLVYLLALWVVWRLLVHLHPLVLSVAVAYLIAHLANPLLVRLEARRVPRPVGIALLVATLLAVLSGVLPLMGTVLKEVQLLGRQLPTLTGNLETIAHGLVQRFPVLRGAQAQLDSWIQTLPNQLSAELGALLSPKGALVSGVVGAAGWIGRAFVTLIISVYMMAIYPSMGPFLLRLLPVRFQPLAQDISEHVSRAVGGYFRGQLTVAVIMGVIIGVGLSLLGLPSALAIGFLAALLNIVPYLGVILSVIPALLLALPFGLLKVAAVAALFVGANQLEGHVIAPRVVSQNTHLSSLAVLLSILFGVELFGLMGAVVAVPTVAALKSLLDAYYYRSPSYRAQPAAGRREEGPPGPADPGAPPPGPGGVAQG is encoded by the coding sequence ATGACGGTTTCACCCAACCCACCCCCGGCCCCGCCCAGCACCGTGCGGCGGGTGTGGCGCTGGCCCTGGCTGCAGGTGCTGGTGTATCTGCTGGCGCTCTGGGTGGTATGGCGGCTGCTGGTGCACCTGCACCCGCTGGTGCTGAGCGTGGCGGTGGCCTACCTGATCGCCCACCTGGCCAACCCCCTGCTGGTGCGCCTGGAAGCGCGCCGCGTGCCGCGCCCGGTGGGGATTGCGCTGCTGGTGGCGACGCTGCTGGCCGTGCTGTCAGGCGTGCTGCCCCTGATGGGCACGGTGCTCAAAGAGGTGCAGCTGCTGGGCCGCCAGCTGCCCACCCTGACCGGCAACCTGGAAACCATCGCCCACGGCCTTGTGCAGCGCTTCCCGGTCCTGCGCGGGGCCCAGGCCCAGCTGGACAGCTGGATTCAGACCCTGCCCAACCAGCTGAGTGCCGAGCTGGGCGCGCTGCTGTCGCCCAAGGGGGCGCTGGTGAGCGGGGTGGTGGGCGCCGCTGGCTGGATAGGCCGCGCCTTTGTGACCCTGATTATCAGCGTGTACATGATGGCGATTTACCCCAGCATGGGCCCGTTTCTGCTGCGCCTGCTGCCGGTGCGTTTTCAGCCGCTGGCGCAGGACATCAGCGAGCATGTGTCCAGGGCGGTGGGCGGTTACTTTCGCGGCCAGCTGACCGTGGCGGTGATCATGGGCGTGATAATCGGCGTGGGCCTGAGCCTGCTGGGCCTGCCCTCGGCGCTGGCGATTGGCTTTCTGGCGGCGCTGCTGAACATCGTGCCGTACCTGGGGGTCATTCTGTCGGTGATTCCCGCGCTGCTGCTGGCCCTGCCGTTTGGCCTGCTGAAGGTGGCGGCGGTGGCCGCGCTGTTCGTGGGCGCCAACCAATTAGAGGGCCATGTGATCGCCCCGCGCGTGGTGAGCCAGAACACGCACCTGTCGTCGCTGGCGGTGCTGCTGTCCATTCTGTTCGGGGTGGAACTGTTTGGCCTGATGGGCGCGGTGGTGGCGGTGCCCACCGTGGCCGCCCTGAAGTCCCTGCTGGACGCCTATTACTACCGCAGCCCGTCGTACCGGGCGCAGCCAGCGGCCGGGCGAAGGGAAGAAGGGCCCCCAGGCCCAGCCGACCCCGGGGCGCCACCCCCTGGGCCCGGGGGCGTGGCCCAGGGTTAG